A portion of the Geoalkalibacter ferrihydriticus DSM 17813 genome contains these proteins:
- a CDS encoding DUF2318 domain-containing protein has protein sequence MTERQEKKAQFQQPENSKRSLLVVAALVLVVVVAVGAWGLLGGGSGGYPVVAAQNGMVSIPEAQVSDGQAHFFSYREGDATINFFVLKSNDGVIRAAFDACDVCYRDKLGYRQDGDSMVCIACNQSFASDQINVLKGGCNPAPLNRVVRDGQVLIAEADIKAGSGYFPSSTR, from the coding sequence ATGACGGAACGTCAGGAAAAGAAAGCACAATTTCAACAGCCGGAAAACAGCAAGAGGTCTTTACTCGTGGTCGCCGCCCTAGTGCTGGTCGTGGTGGTGGCCGTAGGGGCCTGGGGCTTGCTGGGCGGCGGCTCCGGGGGGTACCCGGTGGTTGCCGCGCAAAACGGTATGGTGAGTATCCCCGAAGCCCAGGTTAGTGACGGTCAGGCTCATTTCTTCAGCTACCGCGAGGGTGACGCGACTATCAACTTTTTTGTGCTCAAGAGCAACGACGGGGTGATTCGCGCCGCCTTTGATGCTTGTGATGTCTGCTATCGGGACAAATTGGGCTATCGTCAGGATGGCGACTCCATGGTCTGCATCGCCTGCAACCAGAGCTTTGCCTCGGATCAGATCAATGTCCTCAAGGGTGGCTGCAATCCTGCGCCCCTGAACCGGGTCGTACGCGACGGCCAGGTGCTGATTGCCGAAGCCGACATCAAGGCGGGCTCCGGGTATTTTCCTTCTTCGACACGATAA
- a CDS encoding TrmH family RNA methyltransferase, producing MTGTSRKNIRQRYEKERRRNLLASPGIHEMIIVLDHLKSGYNIPKIFRSAEAFGAHAVHLVGIEIFDPAPAKGSFRKVPARFHDHFGTCHAALTEQDYHLFVLDPSAATPLHKAKLPPRSAFIFGHEEFGQSFECSAYPGLQSLSIPQFGAVESLNVSVAASIVMYEYVRHQMLSGSNG from the coding sequence GTGACCGGTACGTCCCGAAAAAACATACGGCAGCGCTATGAAAAAGAGCGCCGCCGCAATTTGCTGGCAAGTCCAGGCATCCATGAGATGATCATCGTTCTCGATCATCTCAAAAGCGGTTACAACATCCCCAAGATCTTCCGCAGTGCCGAGGCCTTTGGCGCCCACGCGGTGCATTTGGTGGGCATCGAAATTTTTGACCCGGCGCCGGCCAAAGGTTCGTTCCGCAAGGTTCCGGCGCGATTCCACGATCACTTCGGCACCTGCCATGCCGCCCTTACGGAGCAGGATTATCACCTGTTTGTTCTCGACCCCTCAGCGGCAACACCCCTGCATAAGGCAAAGCTCCCGCCGCGCAGCGCCTTTATTTTCGGTCATGAGGAATTTGGTCAAAGTTTTGAGTGTAGCGCTTACCCTGGCCTGCAATCCCTGAGCATCCCTCAGTTCGGCGCCGTGGAGAGTCTCAATGTCAGCGTTGCCGCTTCCATCGTCATGTATGAATACGTGCGACACCAAATGCTTTCAGGGAGTAACGGCTGA
- a CDS encoding cation transporter, whose product MKSRLLISVFMVLIAVVAAVAVLGQRSPKASAYAELKVANMTCGACIGRVQKAARDLPGVGSVEVNIAAKSARVAFDPQRVEGAQIAATVTAAGYPAQLISVVDAQQLQAAQQAQQKLAAKYVGQIGERLVPREEFDQHLARLAAGSPMGLQSPAMAGQVWQQLVQRELLLADAAASGLVASEDEARQELHTLRQAMTDFEQRATARFGSLEAFLERLKDDLTIRRHLEQNVTNGEQNPRLRQLLVEQRLQEIGARIPVKAFDPALKAGGGGCGGSCC is encoded by the coding sequence ATGAAGTCGCGTTTACTCATCTCTGTGTTCATGGTGCTGATTGCGGTGGTTGCCGCGGTGGCGGTTCTCGGACAGCGCTCCCCCAAAGCCTCTGCCTATGCTGAGCTTAAGGTCGCCAACATGACCTGTGGCGCCTGCATCGGGCGGGTGCAGAAGGCGGCGCGGGATTTGCCGGGGGTCGGCTCCGTTGAGGTGAACATTGCCGCAAAAAGCGCGCGCGTGGCCTTTGACCCGCAACGTGTTGAAGGCGCGCAGATCGCCGCGACGGTGACCGCGGCCGGTTATCCGGCACAACTTATCAGCGTGGTCGATGCTCAGCAATTGCAGGCGGCGCAGCAGGCGCAACAGAAGCTTGCAGCCAAATACGTGGGGCAGATCGGCGAGCGCCTGGTGCCGCGCGAAGAATTCGATCAGCATCTGGCGCGACTGGCCGCCGGGTCGCCCATGGGGCTGCAGTCCCCCGCCATGGCGGGACAGGTCTGGCAGCAGTTGGTGCAGCGTGAATTGCTGCTCGCTGACGCAGCTGCGAGCGGCTTGGTCGCAAGCGAGGACGAGGCGCGGCAGGAATTGCATACCCTGCGCCAGGCGATGACGGATTTCGAGCAACGGGCCACGGCGCGCTTCGGCAGTCTTGAGGCGTTTCTCGAGCGTCTAAAGGATGATCTCACCATCCGTCGGCACCTTGAGCAAAACGTCACCAACGGTGAACAAAATCCCCGCCTTCGCCAGTTGCTGGTCGAGCAGCGACTGCAGGAGATCGGAGCGCGGATTCCGGTCAAGGCTTTTGATCCGGCACTCAAGGCGGGCGGGGGTGGCTGCGGCGGCTCCTGCTGCTGA